From a single Candidatus Methylomirabilota bacterium genomic region:
- a CDS encoding NUDIX hydrolase: MPVEPRPAASVILIRPGRASPVECYLIRRAAEMRFLGGYYAFPGGKVDLADRRPEALARVRGLTAEAATARLGDPGDGVPALAYWLTAARELFEETGLLLAVDAADQPVDARAPGVGDRLEAHRQALVRGEWSFTAVLAEEGWAADLGSLAYLAHFITPPSSPIRFSARFFLSPLPPGQSPRLILEETTEGAWVSPAEAHARFRAGEWPMAEPAEYGMQYLAQFDAYEAVWAHHADGRHKFHGIIDRLDATRYALLEWNTFVEHRG, from the coding sequence GTGCCCGTCGAACCGCGTCCGGCGGCCTCGGTCATCCTGATCCGACCCGGCCGGGCGAGCCCGGTCGAGTGCTACCTGATCCGCCGCGCGGCCGAGATGCGCTTCCTCGGGGGCTATTACGCCTTCCCCGGCGGGAAGGTGGACCTCGCCGATCGCCGGCCGGAGGCGCTGGCCCGGGTCCGCGGGCTGACCGCCGAGGCCGCCACCGCCCGGCTGGGCGACCCCGGCGACGGCGTCCCTGCCCTGGCCTACTGGCTCACGGCCGCGCGTGAGCTCTTCGAGGAGACAGGCCTTCTCCTCGCCGTGGACGCGGCAGATCAGCCCGTGGACGCGCGGGCGCCGGGCGTCGGCGACCGGCTCGAGGCTCACCGGCAGGCCCTCGTGCGTGGCGAGTGGTCGTTCACCGCCGTGCTCGCCGAGGAGGGGTGGGCCGCCGACCTCGGCTCGCTGGCCTATCTCGCCCACTTCATCACGCCGCCCTCGAGTCCGATCCGCTTCTCCGCCCGGTTCTTCCTGAGCCCGCTCCCGCCGGGCCAGAGCCCGCGGCTCATCCTCGAGGAGACGACCGAAGGCGCGTGGGTGTCCCCGGCCGAGGCGCACGCGCGCTTCCGGGCTGGCGAGTGGCCGATGGCCGAGCCGGCCGAGTACGGGATGCAGTATCTCGCCCAGTTCGACGCGTACGAGGCGGTGTGGGCCCACCACGCGGATGGCCGTCACAAGTTCCACGGCATCATCGACCGGCTGGACGCGACCCGCTACGCGCTCCTCGAGTGGAACACCTTCGTCGAGCATCGTGGCTGA